Within Helicobacter sp. 12S02232-10, the genomic segment AGGATAAAAGTTCCTGCTTTTTTGAGATACATTAGGGATTTTGTATAAATGCTAAACCAGACTATTCTCCAGCTTGGAAGTCGATATTTGGGCATTTCCATTACAAAAGGTTCGTTTTTTCCTTTAAAGACACTGAGTTTTAGGATCTTTGCCATTAAAAGAGCAACCAAAGAACCTAAAAAATAGATACAAAATAACACGATTCCAGCGTATTTATCAGGAAAAAAAGAACCGATAAATAGGACATAGATCGGAAGTCTTGCGCTACAGCTCATAAACCCTATGATAAATAAGGTAATGAGTCGTTCGTTTTTGTTTTGGAGGGTGCGGGTCGCCATATAGGCTGGAACGCTACATCCAAATCCTGTAACAAGTGGAATAAAACTTTTTCCGTGAAGCCCGAATTTATGAAAAATTCCATCGAGCAAAAAAGCGACACGTGACATATAACCGGTGGATTCTAGAAGTGAAATGCCAAAATATAAGATGATAATCAAAGGTAAAAATGAAATGACTGCTCCTACGCCCCCGATGATACCATCTCCTATTAAAGAGGCAAAGTTTTCATCAGGTATGCTTGATTTGACCCAATCACCAAACCATCCTATGCCATCTTCGGCATAGGTTTGGAGTGTTCCTCCAATGATAAAGCTTAGGTAAAAAAGAATAAACATAAAGAGTAAAAAAATAGGCAAGCCAAAATATTGGTTTAGCAAAATCGAATCAATACTTTGGGCTTGGCGCAAGGATTTTTTGGGGAATGAAATCACTTCTTGAGCTGCTCCTTTACCAAAAGCAAGTGCATCTGAAGCAAATATATTTTGGACATTGCTTTCTCCAGAGCATTTATAAAGGGATTGGATAGAAGAATTGACAACTTTAGAGAGTTCAAGCCAACAGGCCTTATCGTGTAAATATGAATAAATAAAGGTTTGTTGGGATAGCAGCATTACAGCAACTTGTCTTAGGGTGAAGTGTTCTTTATTTTTATCGTGAGTTAAAAAAACTGAAATTTCAGGGTATGATTTTTGTGTGAGGAAATTTACAAGCGTTTGGATTTGGGTCTCAATAAAATCTGTATAAATTCTTTTTGGTGGTTTGAAATCAGCTTTATAAAGATCAATGATTGATTGGAGTAAAAAATTCATATCAAAGTGTTTGCTTGCTGAAGTTGGGATACATTGCACTCCTAGTATTTCTGAAAGGAGCTTTTCATTAATGATGATTTTTTCTTTTTGGGCTTCATCCCACATATTTAAGGCAACTATGGTTTTTTTGTTTAACCCTAATACTTGAGTTGTTAGAGCAAGATTTCGCTCCAAATTAGTTGCATCAAGAACATTTAAGATGATATCGTAAGATCCGCTTTCTAAAAATTCTTTGGTTACTTTTTCTTCCAGCGTGAAGTCACTTAGGGAATAAGTTCCTGGAAGGTCGATAATGGTGATTTTTGTGCCGTTGTAATATAGGGAAGCTTCTGCTTTTTCAACGGTAACGCCCGTAAAGTTGCCAACCTTAAGATGTGCGCCACTGACGCTGTTGATTAAAGAACTTTTGCCTACATTCGGCTGTCCGACAAGCACTATGGTAATTTCTTCCATTTATTCAATTCTCTGATTTTTGGATTTTTTAAAATTATAACTAATTAAGATTAATTATTATTATATTTTTAAAAAGACAATCGAATACCGCCATTGATTTGAGTAGTGGTTGGGATACCAGTAGAGCTTTTATGGGTGTTTAGAACGTTTAAAATCCCAAATACATTATGGGTAAAGCCGATTTCTGTGGAAAAGTTAATTTCATTT encodes:
- the feoB gene encoding ferrous iron transport protein B; this encodes MEEITIVLVGQPNVGKSSLINSVSGAHLKVGNFTGVTVEKAEASLYYNGTKITIIDLPGTYSLSDFTLEEKVTKEFLESGSYDIILNVLDATNLERNLALTTQVLGLNKKTIVALNMWDEAQKEKIIINEKLLSEILGVQCIPTSASKHFDMNFLLQSIIDLYKADFKPPKRIYTDFIETQIQTLVNFLTQKSYPEISVFLTHDKNKEHFTLRQVAVMLLSQQTFIYSYLHDKACWLELSKVVNSSIQSLYKCSGESNVQNIFASDALAFGKGAAQEVISFPKKSLRQAQSIDSILLNQYFGLPIFLLFMFILFYLSFIIGGTLQTYAEDGIGWFGDWVKSSIPDENFASLIGDGIIGGVGAVISFLPLIIILYFGISLLESTGYMSRVAFLLDGIFHKFGLHGKSFIPLVTGFGCSVPAYMATRTLQNKNERLITLFIIGFMSCSARLPIYVLFIGSFFPDKYAGIVLFCIYFLGSLVALLMAKILKLSVFKGKNEPFVMEMPKYRLPSWRIVWFSIYTKSLMYLKKAGTFILIGSMLVWFASQYPKNPELKKQYDDKITSVEKNKKIPQTKKEEMIIDLKNELEEFNLQQSYAGQIGIFLKPIFAPMNFDWRLSISLVTGFAAKEVVVSTLGVLYSLGDSEDENSQSFRETLRKNVSIPSAIAFIIFIMFYIPCFAATITFGREAGGVKFVFYLFAFTTITAYVFSLLGFYATKYAMLWIF